In Phyllostomus discolor isolate MPI-MPIP mPhyDis1 chromosome 2, mPhyDis1.pri.v3, whole genome shotgun sequence, the following are encoded in one genomic region:
- the SLC2A3 gene encoding solute carrier family 2, facilitated glucose transporter member 3 → MGTQKVTAPLVFAITVATIGSFQFGYNTGVINAPETIIKDFINYTLEESFENPPSEELLTSLWSLSVAIFSVGGMIGSFSVGLFVNRFGRRNSMLIVNLLAIVGGCLMGFCKLAESVVMLILGRLVIGLFCGLCTGFVPMYIGEVSPTALRGAFGTLNQLGIVIGILVAQIFGLKIILGTEDLWPVLLGFTILPALLQSVALPFCPESPRFLLINKKEEDSAKKILQRLWGTQDVSQDIQEMKDESARMAQEKQVTVLELFRVRSYQQPIMISIMLQLSQQLSGINAVFYYSTGIFKDAGVEEPIYATIGAGVVNTIFTVVSLFLVERAGRRTLHMTGLGGMAFCSIFMTISLLLKDEYNWMSFICIGAILLFVAFFEIGPGPIPWFIVAELFSQGPRPAAMAVAGCSNWTSNFLVGLLFPSAAFYLGAYVFIIFTGFLVIFLVFTFFKVPETRGRTFEEITRGFEGQALEVNRSEKYPHGEMRSIPLDKEATTNV, encoded by the exons ATGGGCACTCAGAAG gtCACCGCTCCTCTGGTCTTTGCCATCACGGTGGCTACCATAGGCTCTTTCCAGTTCGGCTACAACACCGGTGTTATCAACGCTCCGGAAACG ATCATAAAGGACTTTATCAATTACACTTTGGAAGAGAGCTTCGAAAACCCTCCCAGTGAGGAGTTACTAACGTCCCTCTGGTCCTTGTCAGTGGCCATCTTCTCCGTTGGTGGTATGATTGGATCCTTTTCCGTTGGACTCTTTGTCAACCGCTTTGGCAG GCGCAATTCAATGCTTATTGTCAATCTGTTGGCAATCGTTGGTGGCTGCCTTATGGGATTCTGCAAATTAGCCGAATCAGTTGTAATGCTGATCCTGGGCCGACTGGTTATTGGCCTGTTCTGCGGACTCTGCACAGGTTTTGTGCCCATGTACATTGGAGAGGTATCTCCCACTGCCCTGCGGGGGGCCTTTGGCACTCTCAACCAGTTGGGCATCGTCATCGGGATTCTGGTGGCCCAG ATCTTTGGTCTGAAAATCATCCTGGGGACTGAAGATCTTTGGCCTGTGCTGTTGGGCTTCACCATCCTCCCAGCTCTCCTGCAAAGTGTAGCCCTTCCATTTTGCCCAGAAAGTCCTAGGTTCTTGCTAATCAACAAAAAGGAAGAGGATAGTGCTAAGAAGA TCCTCCAGCGACTGTGGGGCACACAGGATGTGAGTCAGGACATCCAGGAGATGAAAGACGAGAGTGCTAGGATGGCACAAGAAAAGCAAGTCACTGTGCTGGAACTCTTTAGAGTACGGAGCTACCAACAACCCATCATGATTTCCATCATGCTCCAACTCTCTCAGCAGCTCTCTGGAATCAACGCT gtgttctATTACTCAACGGGAATCTTCAAAGATGCGGGTGTGGAGGAGCCGATCTATGCCACCATTGGTGCCGGTGTGGTTAATACCATCTTCACTGTAGTGTCT ctGTTTCTGGTGGAAAGGGCGGGAAGAAGAACTCTACACATGACTGGCCTTGGAGGGATGGCATTTTGTTCTATCTTCATGACCATTTCCTTATTATTGAAG GATGAGTACAACTGGATGAGCTTTATCTGCATTGGGGCGATCTTGCTCTTCGTGGCGTTCTTTGAAATTGGCCCAGGCCCCATTCCCTGGTTTATTGTGGCCGAACTCTTCAGCCAGGGGCCCCGCCCAGCTGCTATGGCAGTGGCTGGTTGTTCCAACTGGACCTCCAACTTTTTGGTTGGACTGCTCTTCCCTTCAGCTGCT ttCTATTTAGGAGCCTACGTTTTTATTATCTTCACCGGCTTCCTCGTGATCTTCTTGGTCTTCACCTTCTTCAAAGTCCCTGAGACCCGTGGCAGGACTTTTGAGGAAATTACACGAGGCTTTGAAGGGCAGGCGCTGGAGGTTAACCGATCTGAGAAGTACCCCCATGGGGAGATGAGGAGCATCCCACTTGATAAGGAGGCCACCACCAACGTCTAA